The following coding sequences lie in one Verrucomicrobiia bacterium genomic window:
- a CDS encoding carboxypeptidase regulatory-like domain-containing protein, whose amino-acid sequence MKRWVEDSQSSSLRFAAVSPTTPGRTALPAPHPFELATAAIPWCGSSDAHPGPRDALATAQSAPTARLAVPAIGTLRVLFLRVRCAGDIAPPVTVAEAGTVMEAVDRHFQALSYGKLRFEWTVSPDLPLPLTRDEYAPLGTSRILDDARAAALEQGLDFEDFDLELVRHHPIPGWAGGYGRLGQRGAWAQIDGPAILVHEFGHNLGLPHANYWTTAGPLHEPRVSPPFPTPLHGLPVTSEFDPASRIGHDSIIGLGRSDEYGDVFDLMGAGGEGGTAAQINAIYKRALLWLEPAHTAVVATSQTVRLRPFDAGELAPDALYLVQIDRPTVRQGREQRYHLQLRQELPGSPSALPALLVHWSPVERSGIPSSLLLDMTPGTPWRQRDAALPQGRSFSDPLAGLTLTCLAVGSDDAGPWADVAIVLDPPPGNHPPSLALTASAAQVDPGVAVDLTASASDPDGDPLTYFWDFDDDSPSIPSPQVAKAWPEPGHYSVRCEVSDGQGGVASRHMVITVGPPAHTVAVSGRVLDPQGQPVQGVRVHNGRLYRNPTGHTHRRTFTDSDGAYTLTGLAPGSYTNAAHHPDHRLLPVGWTPPVVVESGPIGNLDFLAEPLPEIRVSLSQPETVEGAGPVTVRFERTGPTDAPLEVPFTLTGTATPGIDYDDLPAREVVFLPGASVATLDLLTRLDGTEEGPETLTLTVRLPAEAIREGTDGGPPFTVYFPGWEPGPTTDGPAWFLTEPPWSIGAASSVTLTIRDSAQGPLPHGWLQLKPPSGSTAAWEVHLNGAPGIAYVLESSSDLTHWQPLRTNRLFANPLIFPVPAPSSSTPSFFRARSQQ is encoded by the coding sequence GTGAAACGTTGGGTTGAGGACTCGCAGAGCTCGTCCCTCCGATTCGCTGCCGTCTCACCCACAACTCCGGGACGCACGGCCCTGCCCGCGCCTCACCCGTTCGAACTCGCCACCGCTGCGATTCCATGGTGCGGCAGTTCCGACGCCCATCCCGGCCCCAGGGACGCCCTCGCCACAGCCCAGTCCGCCCCGACCGCCCGGCTCGCCGTCCCGGCCATCGGCACGCTCCGCGTCCTCTTTCTTCGGGTCCGGTGCGCCGGCGACATCGCCCCCCCCGTCACCGTCGCCGAGGCCGGGACGGTCATGGAGGCCGTGGATCGCCATTTCCAGGCGCTGTCCTACGGGAAACTCCGGTTCGAGTGGACCGTCTCGCCCGACCTGCCCCTGCCCCTCACCCGCGACGAATACGCTCCACTCGGCACGTCCCGGATCCTCGACGACGCCCGGGCCGCTGCGCTGGAACAAGGACTCGACTTCGAGGACTTCGACCTCGAACTGGTCCGGCATCATCCCATCCCCGGTTGGGCCGGCGGCTACGGACGCCTCGGCCAGCGCGGCGCCTGGGCCCAGATCGACGGCCCGGCCATCCTCGTCCACGAGTTCGGCCATAACCTCGGCCTCCCCCACGCCAATTACTGGACCACCGCCGGGCCGCTCCACGAACCCCGCGTCTCCCCGCCCTTCCCCACCCCCCTCCACGGCCTGCCCGTCACGTCGGAGTTCGACCCCGCCAGCCGCATCGGACACGACAGCATCATCGGCCTCGGACGCAGCGACGAGTACGGGGATGTCTTCGATCTCATGGGGGCCGGCGGTGAAGGCGGCACCGCCGCCCAGATCAACGCCATCTACAAGCGCGCCCTCCTCTGGCTGGAACCCGCCCACACCGCCGTCGTGGCCACCTCCCAGACCGTGCGACTGCGCCCGTTCGATGCCGGGGAACTGGCCCCCGATGCCCTCTACCTTGTTCAAATCGACCGCCCCACCGTTCGCCAGGGCAGGGAACAGCGTTACCACCTCCAGTTGCGCCAGGAACTTCCCGGCAGCCCCTCCGCACTCCCCGCCCTCCTCGTTCACTGGTCCCCCGTCGAGCGATCCGGGATTCCTTCCTCCCTCCTCCTCGACATGACCCCCGGCACCCCCTGGCGTCAGCGCGATGCGGCCCTGCCCCAGGGTCGTTCCTTCTCCGATCCCCTCGCCGGTCTCACGCTCACCTGCCTCGCCGTGGGATCCGACGATGCCGGTCCCTGGGCCGATGTCGCCATCGTCCTCGATCCGCCCCCCGGCAACCATCCCCCCTCCCTCGCCCTGACTGCCAGCGCCGCCCAGGTCGATCCCGGCGTCGCCGTGGACCTGACCGCCTCGGCTTCCGATCCCGATGGCGACCCGTTGACCTACTTCTGGGACTTCGACGACGACTCCCCCTCGATCCCGTCCCCACAGGTCGCCAAGGCCTGGCCGGAACCCGGCCACTATTCCGTCCGCTGCGAAGTCAGTGACGGACAGGGCGGCGTCGCCAGCCGTCACATGGTCATCACCGTCGGCCCACCCGCCCACACCGTTGCCGTCTCCGGCCGCGTCCTTGATCCACAGGGCCAACCCGTCCAGGGCGTCCGAGTCCACAACGGCCGCCTCTACCGCAACCCCACCGGCCACACCCATCGCCGGACCTTCACCGACTCGGACGGCGCCTACACCCTCACCGGCCTCGCCCCCGGCTCCTACACCAACGCCGCCCATCACCCGGACCACCGCCTCCTGCCCGTCGGATGGACACCCCCTGTCGTGGTGGAATCCGGACCGATCGGAAACCTCGATTTCCTCGCCGAACCCCTCCCGGAAATCCGGGTGTCCCTGTCGCAACCCGAAACGGTCGAAGGCGCCGGCCCCGTCACGGTGCGCTTTGAGCGGACGGGTCCGACCGACGCTCCGCTCGAAGTACCGTTCACCCTCACCGGCACGGCCACCCCGGGAATCGACTACGACGATCTTCCCGCCCGCGAGGTGGTGTTCCTTCCGGGTGCCAGTGTCGCAACCCTCGACCTGCTCACCCGCCTCGACGGCACCGAAGAAGGACCCGAAACGTTGACCCTCACGGTCCGCCTTCCCGCCGAGGCCATCCGCGAAGGGACCGACGGTGGCCCGCCGTTCACCGTGTACTTCCCCGGTTGGGAACCAGGCCCCACCACCGACGGCCCGGCGTGGTTCCTGACCGAACCGCCCTGGTCCATTGGCGCCGCCTCATCGGTCACCCTCACCATCCGGGATTCAGCCCAGGGCCCCCTGCCGCACGGCTGGCTCCAACTGAAACCTCCCTCCGGCTCAACCGCCGCCTGGGAGGTCCACCTCAACGGTGCCCCCGGCATCGCCTACGTCCTGGAATCCTCCTCCGACCTCACCCACTGGCAACCGCTCCGGACCAACCGCCTCTTCGCCAATCCCCTCATCTTCCCCGTCCCCGCACCCAGTTCCTCAACCCCTTCCTTCTTCCGCGCCCGATCCCAACAGTAG
- a CDS encoding GtrA family protein produces the protein MLGRYLRFCVVGGSGVVVDMGVLYLLADPGRLGWDLTWSKVAAAEVAVLNNFVWNEAWTFGDLARARRGWGARLGRLARFNLICVLGIGLSAGLLNAQVHGLGMNVYLANLLAIVVVSVWNFWLNLRLGWVGGR, from the coding sequence GTGCTGGGGCGGTACCTTCGATTCTGTGTAGTGGGCGGGAGCGGGGTGGTGGTGGACATGGGGGTCCTGTATCTGCTGGCGGATCCGGGTCGGCTGGGCTGGGACCTGACGTGGAGCAAGGTGGCGGCGGCGGAGGTGGCGGTGTTGAACAATTTCGTGTGGAACGAGGCATGGACGTTTGGTGACCTGGCGCGGGCGCGGCGGGGATGGGGGGCGCGGCTGGGACGATTGGCGCGGTTCAACCTGATCTGCGTGCTGGGGATCGGACTGAGCGCGGGGTTGCTGAACGCGCAGGTGCACGGGCTGGGGATGAATGTGTATCTGGCGAACCTGCTGGCGATCGTGGTGGTGAGTGTGTGGAATTTCTGGCTGAACCTGAGGCTGGGGTGGGTTGGGGGGCGGTGA
- a CDS encoding prepilin-type N-terminal cleavage/methylation domain-containing protein — MAGVENGELEELNLRHRRTLGFTLIELLVVIAVIGVLTGMLLPALSVAKGRAKTAACQSNLRQFALAFQMYADDHGDAVLPNRDGEGIPLREMWVEGWLGLPGRDATNTLFLRRSLVGPYLGGPELWRCPAPRDPTVIGIRQGRVRTLSLNAFMGSPVEVPHATTYLRVGDIVRPGPAEALVFVDERIETINDASFGLQWNFEEEQPGRWVLRDKPSAEHGGGANVTFADGHVEHRKWRDRRTVNAPRDDAASPGNADVLWMQRRATWRERAEAR; from the coding sequence GCACAGAAGAACTCTCGGTTTCACCCTCATCGAACTGCTGGTCGTCATCGCGGTGATCGGGGTGCTGACGGGGATGCTGCTGCCGGCGTTGTCGGTGGCGAAGGGGCGGGCGAAGACGGCGGCGTGCCAGTCGAATCTGCGGCAGTTCGCGCTGGCGTTTCAGATGTATGCGGACGATCACGGGGACGCGGTGCTGCCGAACCGGGACGGGGAGGGAATTCCGCTGAGGGAGATGTGGGTGGAGGGGTGGCTGGGGTTGCCGGGGCGGGATGCGACGAATACGCTGTTTCTCCGGCGGAGTCTGGTGGGTCCGTACCTTGGGGGTCCGGAGTTGTGGCGGTGCCCGGCGCCGCGGGACCCGACGGTGATCGGGATCCGGCAGGGGCGGGTGCGGACGTTGTCGTTGAATGCGTTCATGGGTTCGCCGGTGGAGGTGCCGCATGCGACGACGTACCTGCGTGTGGGGGATATTGTGCGTCCGGGTCCGGCGGAGGCGCTGGTGTTCGTGGACGAGCGGATCGAGACGATCAATGACGCGTCGTTCGGATTGCAATGGAACTTCGAGGAGGAGCAGCCGGGTCGATGGGTGCTGCGGGACAAGCCGTCGGCGGAGCATGGGGGCGGGGCGAACGTGACGTTTGCGGACGGGCATGTGGAACATCGGAAGTGGCGGGATCGGCGGACGGTGAATGCGCCCAGGGACGATGCGGCGAGTCCGGGAAACGCGGATGTGTTGTGGATGCAGCGCCGGGCGACCTGGCGGGAACGGGCGGAGGCGAGATGA